A single region of the Panulirus ornatus isolate Po-2019 chromosome 17, ASM3632096v1, whole genome shotgun sequence genome encodes:
- the Iyd gene encoding iodotyrosine deiodinase isoform X3, whose translation MSHFLSVPGTTWLTSEAASPTLHDHTPPPSPVHVLRSRRGIMGLVTKYVVPFLADNWLMVATTCFMVGLVWLTLTLTSTRPSLPTATSKVPHHVNNSQQPSRRIQHVIESGGVGDDDDLEEKSSLVDPLWPDDLDHVPFIHTRLSPEESEQRSWEFYHLMNHRRSIRFFSPDPVPRHVIDNVIRTAGNQWVKDLGALRTTWVKEYLTEAPWVLLVFKQTYGLLSDGRKRNHYYNEISTALAGGLLLAAIQYAGLVTLTSTPLNCGPALRTLLQRPPNEKLLLLLPVGYPAHDASVPNLTRKPLDQIMVVV comes from the exons atgagccaTTTCCTGTCAGTTCCTGGCACCACTTGGCTAACGTCAGAAGCAGCGTCACCCACTCTACATGACCATACTCCACCCCCGTCACCCGTTCACGTGCTACGTTCTAGGCG CGGGATAATGGGTCTGGTGACGAAGTACGTGGTGCCCTTCCTGGCGGACAACTGGCTCATGGTGGCCACGACCTGCTTCATGGTGGGTCTGGTGTGGTTGACCCTGACCCTCACCTCGACCCGACCCTCACTACCCACTGCCACCAGTAAGGTCCCACACCACGTCAACAACTCCCAACAACCGTCCAGAAGGATACAACATGTTATAG AGTCTGGCGGTGTTGGCGATGATGACGACTTGGAAGAGAAGAGCTCCCTGGTCGACCCCCTCTGGCCAGACGACCTCGACCATGTTCCCTTCATACACACCCG ATTGTCACCAGAGGAGAGTGAGCAGCGGTCGTGGGAGTTCTACCACCTGATGAACCACAGAAGATCCATACGATTCTTTAGCCCCGACCCCGTCCCTCGACACGTCATCGACAACGTCATCAGAACAGCAG gtaacCAGTGGGTGAAAGACCTGGGAGCTCTGAGGACCACATGGGTGAAGGAGTACCTGACGGAGGCGCCGTGGGTTCTGCTGGTCTTCAAGCAGACGTACGGGTTGCTGTCAGACGGTCGCAAGAGGAACCATTACTACAACGAGATCTCCACAGCCCTAGCTGGGGGTCTCCTCCTGGCTGCCATACAG TACGCCGGCCTGGTGACCTTGACCTCCACGCCGCTGAACTGCGGCCCGGCCCTGCGGACGCTCCTCCAGCGGCCGCCCAACGagaagctgttgctgctgctgccggtggGTTACCCGGCCCATGACGCCAGCGTGCCCAACCTCACCCGAAAACCCCTCGACcagatcatggtggtggtgtag
- the Iyd gene encoding iodotyrosine deiodinase isoform X1, whose protein sequence is MSHFLSVPGTTWLTSEAASPTLHDHTPPPSPVHVLRSRRGIMGLVTKYVVPFLADNWLMVATTCFMVGLVWLTLTLTSTRPSLPTATSKVPHHVNNSQQPSRRIQHVIESGGVGDDDDLEEKSSLVDPLWPDDLDHVPFIHTRLSPEESEQRSWEFYHLMNHRRSIRFFSPDPVPRHVIDNVIRTAGTSPSGAHTEPWTFVAVRDPDVKQEVRAIVEAEEEINYTKRMGNQWVKDLGALRTTWVKEYLTEAPWVLLVFKQTYGLLSDGRKRNHYYNEISTALAGGLLLAAIQYAGLVTLTSTPLNCGPALRTLLQRPPNEKLLLLLPVGYPAHDASVPNLTRKPLDQIMVVV, encoded by the exons atgagccaTTTCCTGTCAGTTCCTGGCACCACTTGGCTAACGTCAGAAGCAGCGTCACCCACTCTACATGACCATACTCCACCCCCGTCACCCGTTCACGTGCTACGTTCTAGGCG CGGGATAATGGGTCTGGTGACGAAGTACGTGGTGCCCTTCCTGGCGGACAACTGGCTCATGGTGGCCACGACCTGCTTCATGGTGGGTCTGGTGTGGTTGACCCTGACCCTCACCTCGACCCGACCCTCACTACCCACTGCCACCAGTAAGGTCCCACACCACGTCAACAACTCCCAACAACCGTCCAGAAGGATACAACATGTTATAG AGTCTGGCGGTGTTGGCGATGATGACGACTTGGAAGAGAAGAGCTCCCTGGTCGACCCCCTCTGGCCAGACGACCTCGACCATGTTCCCTTCATACACACCCG ATTGTCACCAGAGGAGAGTGAGCAGCGGTCGTGGGAGTTCTACCACCTGATGAACCACAGAAGATCCATACGATTCTTTAGCCCCGACCCCGTCCCTCGACACGTCATCGACAACGTCATCAGAACAGCAG GTACCTCTCCCTCCGGGGCACACACGGAGCCGTGGACGTTCGTGGCGGTGCGTGACCCAGACGTGAAGCAGGAGGTGAGGGCCATCGTGGAGGCCGAGGAGGAGATCAACTACACCAAGAGGATGG gtaacCAGTGGGTGAAAGACCTGGGAGCTCTGAGGACCACATGGGTGAAGGAGTACCTGACGGAGGCGCCGTGGGTTCTGCTGGTCTTCAAGCAGACGTACGGGTTGCTGTCAGACGGTCGCAAGAGGAACCATTACTACAACGAGATCTCCACAGCCCTAGCTGGGGGTCTCCTCCTGGCTGCCATACAG TACGCCGGCCTGGTGACCTTGACCTCCACGCCGCTGAACTGCGGCCCGGCCCTGCGGACGCTCCTCCAGCGGCCGCCCAACGagaagctgttgctgctgctgccggtggGTTACCCGGCCCATGACGCCAGCGTGCCCAACCTCACCCGAAAACCCCTCGACcagatcatggtggtggtgtag
- the Iyd gene encoding iodotyrosine deiodinase isoform X2 produces the protein MGLVTKYVVPFLADNWLMVATTCFMVGLVWLTLTLTSTRPSLPTATSKVPHHVNNSQQPSRRIQHVIESGGVGDDDDLEEKSSLVDPLWPDDLDHVPFIHTRLSPEESEQRSWEFYHLMNHRRSIRFFSPDPVPRHVIDNVIRTAGTSPSGAHTEPWTFVAVRDPDVKQEVRAIVEAEEEINYTKRMGNQWVKDLGALRTTWVKEYLTEAPWVLLVFKQTYGLLSDGRKRNHYYNEISTALAGGLLLAAIQYAGLVTLTSTPLNCGPALRTLLQRPPNEKLLLLLPVGYPAHDASVPNLTRKPLDQIMVVV, from the exons ATGGGTCTGGTGACGAAGTACGTGGTGCCCTTCCTGGCGGACAACTGGCTCATGGTGGCCACGACCTGCTTCATGGTGGGTCTGGTGTGGTTGACCCTGACCCTCACCTCGACCCGACCCTCACTACCCACTGCCACCAGTAAGGTCCCACACCACGTCAACAACTCCCAACAACCGTCCAGAAGGATACAACATGTTATAG AGTCTGGCGGTGTTGGCGATGATGACGACTTGGAAGAGAAGAGCTCCCTGGTCGACCCCCTCTGGCCAGACGACCTCGACCATGTTCCCTTCATACACACCCG ATTGTCACCAGAGGAGAGTGAGCAGCGGTCGTGGGAGTTCTACCACCTGATGAACCACAGAAGATCCATACGATTCTTTAGCCCCGACCCCGTCCCTCGACACGTCATCGACAACGTCATCAGAACAGCAG GTACCTCTCCCTCCGGGGCACACACGGAGCCGTGGACGTTCGTGGCGGTGCGTGACCCAGACGTGAAGCAGGAGGTGAGGGCCATCGTGGAGGCCGAGGAGGAGATCAACTACACCAAGAGGATGG gtaacCAGTGGGTGAAAGACCTGGGAGCTCTGAGGACCACATGGGTGAAGGAGTACCTGACGGAGGCGCCGTGGGTTCTGCTGGTCTTCAAGCAGACGTACGGGTTGCTGTCAGACGGTCGCAAGAGGAACCATTACTACAACGAGATCTCCACAGCCCTAGCTGGGGGTCTCCTCCTGGCTGCCATACAG TACGCCGGCCTGGTGACCTTGACCTCCACGCCGCTGAACTGCGGCCCGGCCCTGCGGACGCTCCTCCAGCGGCCGCCCAACGagaagctgttgctgctgctgccggtggGTTACCCGGCCCATGACGCCAGCGTGCCCAACCTCACCCGAAAACCCCTCGACcagatcatggtggtggtgtag